The genomic stretch GGGCATCAAACAGCCGCAGCGTATTGCGTTCCGTTTCCATGCCGCTGAGCAGCTTGATGGCCTCCAGCGCCTGCATTGTGCCCATTACGCCGACCACCGGACCAAGAATGCCCGCGGTACGGCAGTTGCGCGTCGGCTCGGCATCGTCCGGCCACAGGCAGCGATAGCAGCCCTGCGACCACGGCGGGGTCAGGACCATCATCTGCCCGCCGAACCCCACCGCGCTGGCGGTGATAAGCGGCGTATGATTTGCCACGCAGGCGGCGTTGATCGCCTGGCGCGTCGCCATGTTGTCGGTACAGTCCAGCACCACGTCGGCAAGGGCAACTTCACGGCGTAGGCTTTCACCACTGAGCCGTTCCTGCAGGGCAATCAGCGCGATATCCGGGTTAAGCTGGTTCAGCCGCTGCCGGGTGATTTGCGCTTTCGGCTGGTTGATATCCTCGGTGGTAAAGAGGATTTGCCGCTGCAGGTTGCTGAGGTGAACCTCATCATCGTCGGCCAGCACCAGCGTGCCGACGCCCGCGCCTGCCAGATAGAGCGCGGCGGGCGCGCCTAATCCACCCAGACCGACAATCAGCACCCGGCTGGCGAGCAGTTTTTGCTGGCCGTCAATGGCGATATCCTCCAGCAGGATCTGACGGCTGTAGCGCATAAAGTCACGATCGTTCATCGCCCGCTCCTGCCAGCTTTAAAAGCTGTTCGGTGGCGGACCGCCAGTCTGCGGCCTGGCTGATGGCGCTGACGACGGCGATGCTGCCGACGCCGGTCTCCAGCACCGCCTGGGCACGTTCAAGGCTGATTCCGCCGATGGCGACGGTGGGGTAATCGGCAAGGCGTTTAACGTGACTCGCCAGCTGCGTCAGCCCCTGCGGTGCGGAGGGCATCTGCTTGGTTTGCGTCGGGAAGACGTGACCGAGCGCGATGTAAGACGGACGGGCCGCCAGGGCCACGTCGATCTCCATGTCATCGTGTGTTGAAACGCCAAGACGCAGTCCGGCTTCGCGGATAGCGCTCAGATCCGTTGTTTCCAGGTCCTCCTGACCCAGATGCACGCCGTACGCCCGGTGCTTAACGGCCAGCCGCCAGTAATCGTTGATAAACAGGCGGGCGTTATGCCGACGCCCCAGCTCAATGGCGGCAACCACATCGGCTTCCACCTCCTCATCGCGCTTATCCTTGATGCGCAGCTGAATTGTGCGAACGCCTGCCTCCAGCAGTCGCTCTATCCACGCCACGCTGTCCACCACCGGATAGAGCCCTAAACGGTAGGGGACGGGCGGGAAATCGGGCTGGTACATTACGCCTCCTCTTTTTTGAGGTAGATTTCGCCGCCTCTGGCGCGGAAGGTTTCGGACATGTCCGCCATCCCCACTTCAATGGTTTGCGCGGCGGCGTAGTCGCGCACCTCCTGGCTGATTTTCATCGAGCAGAATTTTGGCCCGCACATGGAGCAGAAGTGCGCGACTTTGCCCGATTCCTGCGGCAGGGTCTCGTCGTGATAGGCGCGGGCGGTGAACGGGTCCAGCGCCAGGTTGAACTGGTCTTCCCAGCGGAATTCAAAGCGCGCCTTCGACATGGCGTTATCGCGGATTTGCGCGCCCGGATGGCCTTTGGCCAGATCCGCCGCGTGGGCGGCAATTTTGTA from Enterobacter dykesii encodes the following:
- the thiF gene encoding thiazole biosynthesis adenylyltransferase ThiF, which encodes MNDRDFMRYSRQILLEDIAIDGQQKLLASRVLIVGLGGLGAPAALYLAGAGVGTLVLADDDEVHLSNLQRQILFTTEDINQPKAQITRQRLNQLNPDIALIALQERLSGESLRREVALADVVLDCTDNMATRQAINAACVANHTPLITASAVGFGGQMMVLTPPWSQGCYRCLWPDDAEPTRNCRTAGILGPVVGVMGTMQALEAIKLLSGMETERNTLRLFDARSSGWRQLALRRASRCPVCGGRDAHSV
- the thiE gene encoding thiamine phosphate synthase, giving the protein MYQPDFPPVPYRLGLYPVVDSVAWIERLLEAGVRTIQLRIKDKRDEEVEADVVAAIELGRRHNARLFINDYWRLAVKHRAYGVHLGQEDLETTDLSAIREAGLRLGVSTHDDMEIDVALAARPSYIALGHVFPTQTKQMPSAPQGLTQLASHVKRLADYPTVAIGGISLERAQAVLETGVGSIAVVSAISQAADWRSATEQLLKLAGAGDERS